Proteins found in one Geomonas subterranea genomic segment:
- a CDS encoding MucR family transcriptional regulator: MATLVEIAAQLVSSHASSTPMTSDELLAEIAKVHAALKNLEAGQAIEGVEETRSSVSVKEAFKKNEVVCLICGKGGFKTLARHLSTAHGMKPGAYKKQFGISSKQALSAKSYSEARRKMAQDRGLADNLAKAREVRMANIEAKKEGVAKPVKPAKAAKPAKAPAKAAKAPAKTAAAPKAAKAKTTAPKAKK; the protein is encoded by the coding sequence ATGGCGACATTGGTGGAAATAGCGGCACAACTCGTCTCATCGCACGCCTCCAGCACGCCGATGACATCGGACGAGCTTCTTGCGGAAATAGCCAAGGTTCATGCAGCACTCAAAAACCTCGAAGCCGGGCAGGCTATCGAAGGTGTAGAAGAAACGCGTTCTTCTGTCTCAGTCAAGGAGGCTTTCAAGAAGAATGAAGTTGTCTGCCTCATCTGCGGCAAGGGTGGGTTCAAGACCCTCGCGCGTCACCTGAGCACCGCCCACGGCATGAAACCCGGTGCCTACAAGAAGCAGTTCGGCATCTCCAGCAAACAGGCGCTTTCCGCGAAAAGCTATTCCGAGGCGCGCCGCAAGATGGCTCAGGACCGTGGTCTGGCCGATAACCTTGCCAAGGCCCGTGAAGTTCGCATGGCCAACATAGAGGCCAAGAAAGAAGGCGTCGCCAAGCCGGTGAAGCCCGCCAAGGCAGCCAAGCCCGCCAAGGCACCCGCAAAGGCAGCCAAGGCGCCGGCAAAGACCGCAGCGGCCCCCAAAGCCGCCAAGGCAAAG